A genomic stretch from Ketobacter sp. MCCC 1A13808 includes:
- a CDS encoding MarR family winged helix-turn-helix transcriptional regulator: MNQRALSRAIRTTFMQLKRNTQKKYTATKLPIHPRDAHFMEQLELNPGMSPQDLALKNDIDKAYITRRVRELEQRGFISRSPNPDDHRRVHLALTEAGAEVMTRGLTLMEESEAMVFAKLTEAELLTLYGLLKKCVCDKN; the protein is encoded by the coding sequence ATGAATCAACGAGCCTTATCACGGGCGATACGCACAACGTTCATGCAGTTAAAGCGTAATACGCAAAAGAAATACACGGCAACTAAACTGCCAATCCATCCGCGGGATGCCCACTTTATGGAACAACTGGAGCTAAACCCGGGTATGAGTCCGCAAGATCTGGCTCTGAAGAACGACATCGATAAGGCCTATATCACGCGCCGGGTTCGTGAACTGGAGCAACGGGGATTTATATCCCGAAGCCCGAATCCGGACGATCACCGTCGTGTACATTTGGCATTGACAGAAGCAGGCGCAGAGGTGATGACCCGGGGATTAACCCTGATGGAAGAATCGGAAGCGATGGTCTTTGCGAAACTAACAGAAGCCGAGCTACTGACGCTGTACGGGCTTTTGAAAAAATGCGTGTGTGATAAGAATTAA
- a CDS encoding TMEM143 family protein, with amino-acid sequence MKDTVSVSGYRFIPYKMHDLIEMCIQESKLGAQHDQFRQLFTILVSVFHFEFHEKLSALKKAYAPFDPDADTRSVPGLQQATPDRFIQTLQQLLEKANYEQITESDLNHALTQHSLFKVQLKVDFSDFSEVLLFCRGQSTKREQVKQWLGLRSKTIDFLNYERVVVYLRTKADFDPEKSGWTDGKPDAMLLRLFQNVPRSDIEMLFPNTHVQMRTIDKLLIGIPAVISGGIVLTTKLGATLLLLGSLIGFWIGLSAEPVELNKASMTVLFAGVGALAGYLWKQFNSFKNRKLRFMQMLTKNLYFKNLDNNAGVFHRLVDDAEEEEGKEALLAYYILLTSGAALTQAELDARVEDWMLSKWDCVINFEIDDALHKLLRFGLVYDDQGCFRAVSIDEAVSRLDQRWDAYFSPSV; translated from the coding sequence ATGAAAGACACTGTATCCGTTTCCGGTTATCGTTTCATTCCCTACAAAATGCACGATCTGATTGAAATGTGCATCCAGGAAAGTAAACTGGGTGCACAACATGATCAGTTTCGTCAGTTATTTACCATTCTTGTTAGCGTTTTCCATTTTGAGTTTCATGAGAAGCTCAGCGCTTTAAAGAAAGCCTATGCCCCTTTCGATCCCGATGCGGATACCCGATCAGTGCCGGGATTGCAGCAAGCCACGCCGGATCGCTTTATCCAAACGTTGCAGCAATTATTAGAAAAAGCGAATTACGAACAGATTACGGAGAGTGATCTAAACCACGCGTTGACTCAGCACTCATTATTCAAAGTGCAGTTAAAAGTCGACTTTTCCGATTTTTCGGAAGTGTTACTGTTTTGCCGGGGGCAATCCACCAAGCGTGAGCAGGTGAAGCAGTGGCTGGGATTAAGATCAAAAACAATTGATTTTTTAAATTACGAACGGGTAGTGGTGTATCTTCGCACCAAGGCCGATTTTGATCCGGAAAAAAGCGGTTGGACGGATGGCAAACCTGATGCAATGCTGTTGCGTTTGTTCCAAAACGTGCCCCGGTCCGATATCGAAATGTTATTCCCCAACACCCATGTACAGATGCGCACCATAGACAAGTTGTTAATCGGTATACCCGCCGTCATTAGCGGCGGCATCGTGTTGACGACCAAATTGGGAGCGACGCTGTTATTGCTGGGTTCGTTAATCGGTTTCTGGATTGGCCTGAGTGCCGAACCGGTAGAGTTAAATAAAGCGTCGATGACCGTGTTATTCGCCGGTGTCGGGGCGCTGGCGGGTTATCTCTGGAAACAATTTAATAGTTTTAAGAATCGCAAATTGCGCTTCATGCAAATGCTGACCAAAAACCTCTATTTCAAAAACCTGGATAATAATGCGGGCGTCTTTCATCGGTTAGTAGACGATGCGGAAGAAGAGGAAGGCAAGGAAGCGCTGCTCGCTTATTATATTTTGTTAACGAGTGGAGCTGCCCTGACACAAGCCGAGCTTGATGCCAGAGTAGAGGATTGGATGCTGAGCAAGTGGGATTGCGTCATCAATTTTGAAATTGACGATGCACTTCATAAGCTGCTTCGGTTTGGCCTGGTTTACGATGATCAGGGCTGCTTTCGCGCGGTATCCATCGACGAGGCCGTTTCCCGGCTGGATCAACGCTGGGATGCGTATTTTAGCCCTAGCGTCTGA
- a CDS encoding YidB family protein, with amino-acid sequence MSLLSTAAEIFQNKMGSQTNGLDTGSIISALQGLLPTNGGELDIAGLIATFSQQGGLQDMVKSWMGSGGNDNISADQILKVLGDANVGEFASKLGLGKESAASGLSDMIPQLVDQFGGGNLGDSVMNVAKGFFK; translated from the coding sequence ATGAGCTTATTAAGCACGGCGGCTGAAATTTTTCAAAACAAGATGGGTTCGCAGACCAACGGACTGGACACCGGTAGCATTATTTCTGCATTGCAAGGCCTTCTGCCTACCAATGGTGGCGAATTGGACATTGCCGGTTTGATCGCAACGTTTTCCCAGCAGGGCGGTTTACAGGATATGGTGAAATCCTGGATGGGCAGCGGTGGCAATGACAATATTTCAGCGGATCAGATTCTGAAAGTGCTGGGCGATGCCAATGTCGGAGAATTCGCCAGCAAACTGGGCCTAGGAAAAGAAAGTGCGGCCAGCGGTTTGTCTGATATGATTCCCCAGTTGGTGGATCAGTTTGGCGGAGGGAATCTGGGTGACAGCGTTATGAACGTGGCCAAAGGTTTTTTCAAATAG